The nucleotide sequence TGCAGATTTTATTGGTTTTGCAGAGTATATATAGTATCCCATTATCTCCTTGGCTTGACATGAGACAAAAGGAGAGAATAATAAAGTTGAAGGATTTTTGATCTTTTGATTCGCTTAATAGGATGTAGATGTGTGTCTAATAATGTTAGTCAGATTGATTAGTACATTATCCTTCCTACAAGTGATAAATCAGAGCATCGAGGCCATGTCATATATACAATCTGATGTATATTTTAAGATCCatccaattattattattattttcaaattctttTATATGGTTAATTATTTATTAGTTTTATTGGCTTTGTAGAGTATACAATCCCATCATCAACTTGACATGAGACCAAAGTCTCGAGAGAATAAAAAAGTTaaagaatttttttatcttttgattTGTTTAATAAAATGTACAATGTTTGTTTTAGTATACAATCCCATAATGTGTCTAAAAAggttaaagaattttttatttgtcTAATAATTTGTATACAATCCCATAATGTGTAATAATGTTTGTTTTAGTATACAATCCCATAATGTGTCTAAAAAggttaaagaattttttatttgtcTAATAATTTGTATACAATCCCATAATGTGTAATAATGTTTGTTTTAGTTTTTGTTATGCTATCCGGATTGGATTGGttaatgcattattattattattattattattattattattattattattattattatacaaagTGATATATCCGAATCTTGAATTTACATGTGAGTATCATATACGAATGTAATCTGATGCAATGaaaatttcttttaattttaagaaaaaataatatctATTTTAAATATGGACATGGAGGTCACCTTCCATATACAATTGTTACTGATGAGTTAGGGTAAGTTGTGACTACATAAAGATATGACTAATTGATTGTTAGAAGAAAAGTGCTAGAAAAATGTTGTGGTTTTGTATCCCCTATTAAATATCATTGGAATTGATTGTTATGATTCAACATGTTTTACTTAATCTACACTGGAATTGAGGTTTCCATTATTGTGTTTCTTTGTTTGCATAAGCTTTGCAATCTTGTGAATATAAAGAACATGGAAAAAAGTGTTCCCATAGCCCAAAATACTTGTTAAAGTCTTGAATTGCTTGAGTTCTTTAGAATGAGAGGCTACAAGTGAGATAAAGACTAGTTTAAGCTCAAATACATCTACTTAGAGCTAATGaataagatattttttaaaagaaaaaaattattttttttattcacatGTGAATATTTTTAGATATTCATATCGACTCGAACCTAAAGCACGGATACTAATCATCAAACATTTGAATATTAACTTAATAATAAAACttcttaggattaattacatAATATTACTCCTGTAATTAGCTAGATTTAGTATCTCGATCCCTAccaaaaacatgaaaataaaaaaaataattttaatatttcaatttgtTATGGTGGATAGTAACACCGTTGAAGGTCACAAGTGGTTATTATGGATGATAAAAGTGACATAAGAGGTGAGGGTCGCTTTGCATCTGCATCGATGCCAACGTAGTTACCAGGCAACAAATGGTCGCCAATGTAAATACTGAACAACGCCATTCGACAACTTCATCGATGCCGATGCAAAGGCATAGTGGCATCGCTCAATATCTACATCAATGACCCTTTCATCGCTCGATAATTATGTTGATGCTGATGCAAATGCAGAGCGATGTCACTTAATTGGCCACTCCACATCTGCATTGATGTCGACACAATTGCGAGCAACACTGCTCTGTATTTGCTTCAGCGTTAATGTAATTATCGAGCGATAAAAGGACCATATATGTAGATGTTGAACAACGTTGTTCTGCATCTGCGTTGATGTCAATACAGTTATCGAGCAACACCGCTCTGTATCCTGCTTCAGCGTTAACATAGTTGTCGAGCGATAAAAGGACCACATATGTAGATGTTGAACGACGTCGTTCTGTATCTACGTTGATGTTAATATAGTTACCGAGCAGCGTCGAACGACATCTGCATTGGTAGCCCTTTCATCATTTGATAATTACGTCGGTATTAACGTAGGTACAAAGTGGCTCTCACTTCTCATCGTCGCTCTCCTTATCTATAACAATCACTCGTGGCCTCCAACGACATCTCTATCACCACATTGAAATGTTAAAATTACTCatttatattttgttttcttgttttcattgataaaactAACAACGTTATGATAAATAAatctagattttttatttttgtaactaTAAAAACgtaaatataactttttaaagtgtaaAGACATTCTAATTagctaagaataataataattttatattaagataCCAAGAGAACCTTTAATAAAGATTGATATACACGAGAAATGAGACGATAATATATCAATTAACTCATCTCACCttgataaaactataaatattttaatgatatttttaaatataatttaaaaattataatattgaatatatttttataatttataaatattgatttgaattaGAGAAAAATTACTAAATTTGTTCTCCGTGATACATACGATGAAGGTGATTCCAAATATAAGTATCATCTTGATCGAATCGGAGACTCGAATTAATGGATCATTAAatcaattaattataaatttaatcaatatactttttttatttttttcatgtcatcctttttttttttccttttttcttttcatcCCATGCTTTGCCAACTTTGtttctcaaaagaaaaatatCCACCTCATCATCCTTTTTACTTCTAGTATATCCTTCCGTCTCCGTGGCCCTGAAAAATGATGACGAAGAATACAAAGTTCTTGTCGTTTACATTAGTGAACGCACTTAAATGCATCTCAAGAGAGAGAGATCCATGAAtatatcatatcatgagagagagagagagagagagagagagagagagagagagagagagagagagagagagagagatggatgaaTATAACATATCCACTCTCAGGTTGGGGGATTCGCTCAACACAAATGTTCGATATGATCACCAATGTTCCATTTTTCCTAAGAGATTTGGTGTgtgcacaccaaaacaaatgaAAAGTGTAATATTCATTCTTGGCTTATTTAATTTCTTTCTAGAGATAGAGATGATGCCCAATAGATAATGTTTGCTTCTCATTTCTCGATCATATTCATTAAAATAAACTCTTTATTCTCGTAGAAATATCTACACATACGGAAACAAATCAACTCTTAAATGCTTATGGCACCGCCAAAAATGCCTCCCAAGTGTAGGAAAATTCAGAAAAGGAAGTTTTCACTATGGTAATCACTTAATCACTGAAATATCTCATGAATCATTATTTGCGTCCCTTAAAAATATATCATGCAATCAATGTGTGTTCTTTGTTCTTTGGCAGGTTTGGATACTCGTAGCCAGCAAAATCTCCCCCTACTACACCCCCGGAATGCTATAAAGTCTCCCCAACTCGGTTCGACTCAGCTATCCACAAGACGTGATTCGAGGTTGGTGTTCGAGAGAGTCCGCAAAGATGGCAGCACGCAGGCTTCCCTTGTCCCTGTTGGTCTTGGCCATGGTTGCAGCATTCCTCCTGATTTCTCCTGCACAAGCACAGATCTGCGGAGCAAACCTTTCGAAGCTAGTGAAGGAGTGTGGTAAGTATGTGAAGATCAAAGGGCCACAAATCAAGCCCTCCAAGACTTGTTGCGCTGAGATCAAAAAGGTGGATGTGCCATGTCTCTGCAAAAACATCCCCCCAGGGATCGAAAAGAAGATTAGCTTGAAGAAGGCTGTCTATGTTGCCGAACGCTGTGGCAAACCTGTCCCCAAGGGAAAATGTGGAAGTAAGAACACATCTTTTCTTCTGTACATCCACCCATCCTACTTACTATTACTTTTTACTCTTGCCTATGACTAGTTGTTGACTGTATTCCATTGGGTTTGCAGAGGTTGCAGGGCTTTGAATTGAAAGGAGGCTGAGGGCTGGCTTTCCATCTTTGCTCAATAACATGTAGTTGATCAGAGAAGAGAATAAAGAAGAAGGCTTTGGATGTTCACTTAATAAGACTTCTGTTTGCTCAATAACCATTTCTCATGTCTTTTTTTATGTGAATATCCATTGGCAATGAACTATATAAAAAAACATCTTGTGTTGCTTCCTTCTTCCTAATTGTGTTAAATATCTCAGTCTCtatttctgttttcttttttggATGTGTTTGTGAGCAGCTCAGCAAACACATCAAACCAGATATGGGTGCACCTAAAACATAAGTACACAAAACATAGTTAATTAACCCCATAGTTAATGAACAAGAGAACAATCATACACACTGTATCAAAGTTTCAGAAGACAAACAAAGTGTGGTCTCAGAATGCAGGAGTGTAACAAGGACATTCATAATCCAGTGCTACAAAGTCATAAAAAAGAGGAAACATCTGCCAAAGGTTGAACCCCAAGTATCAGAACTTCACATCAGATAAGCACAGCGATGTACATGAATTTCTTCATATACTACCTGCAGCATAACTGGAGCATAAACTCTGATAAACTGCAAAAAACAAACTAGAAATGAAATCACTGTTTCTCTAACCTGTGCCGCTTTGTTTAAGATATACCGTGAGTTGCGGGAAATTTTTTTTCATGTGCAATATTATTTTGTAAGCAGAATAAGTGTCCTACAGTCGTAGTTGCTAATCACCACAAGGCTACAACAGAAGATATACAAAAAGCATTGTCCTAGTCCCACTATTTACTATTTACACAAAATGGACTTGTGGCAATGGCCTTCCTGGACTTTCAGTTAGATCTATCTGAATCCAGCCTCATCTAGCACTTCCCTCAGCATCTGACTAGTAGTCCTCGAGTTCATCAAGATCACTGAGATCATCTAGTATAGACTGGTTGAGACGCTTCCTTGATATCCTCCTGTGCCTTTTAAGCTCAAGTCGTGGTTCTGCTTGTTTGACACCCATCTCACGCACCTTGTACCTGCAAAAGTTCAGCTTACTTCATCTTGTTTCGCAAGTATTAATATCACAATATGTACATTGACATTGACCTTCAATATATCCACCCAATCACTCGTGAATAATGAATCATATATTCTCTCACTAAATGTGGTGGTGCAGATTTCAATACCATTATACGAACAATCCTATTTGACACATCAAAATGAGTGGtcatagttctaagtgttagtcACAGTAATTTCCTATCAATCAACCAATATAAATCAATTGAGACTCTGTCTAGATCACTGAGACGAACGTGCAACTTATAACGAATGAATGTTAGACTTGTATACATTCATAAACAAATTGACCTCTTTTATCTTAATCTTACCTCACATCACTTTCTCTCTTTGTCCCTATTGTCCGTAACTGGAATTCCTCTCTGATTCTGATCTCGTCAAGCAACTGCACATAGTATGGATATCTTTCCCAGTCTGCCTTGACAATGCATCCAGGTTCGCCAAGGTGTAAGCAGTCATTAAATGCACATTTCAGGGGTTCACTAGCACTAAGCACCTGTCTGATCTGAAGACATCAAAAAAATGATAGCGCATCGAGCATTATGATTACGAAGAAACAATTGAGAGAATGACAGTATGCAAATTAGACAAAACCTCTGGAAATGTTTCTGCAAGAGATTTCTTTGTAACTTTCAACAAACTCGGCTGGTTAAAGCCAGGAGTATCAGCAAGGTAGCCTCCACCAGATTGTGGAAGTAAAGAAACATGTCGTGTTGTCTGCTTTCCTCTGCCGCTTTTAGACACATTGCCAACACGCTGTTCTCCTAGCCACTTACTTCTTTCATACTGACCAATTTTTGCAAAAACAAAAAGTTTTCAATATAATGATTATGTAAACTGTAATATAAATGAAGGGCTATCCTCTAATGATAACactataaattaattaatcataTACATGGATAGATTGAAAAGTAAAGTTCTAGATAAAACAGTCAAATGAGAAGCCTAAtcactatcatgtatgttatacaTGCTTAAAATCAGCTAATCAAAATTCATTCCTACACCTCATGAAATTTACAAGGTATGTGTAACAGACAAGAATCCCCATTTAATACAAACAGAAAGTTGGATCAACAACAAATATGTAatgcataaaaaatatttaatagtcTTTTAAATATACGTACATGCTCAAGAAACTTATTTATTTTCTCTTCATCAGAAATGTTCAGGGTGAGCCTCAAGGAATTGATAAGGCTGGACTTCCCAACACCACTTGGACCAACAACTACAGTCGTTTGCCTTTTCAGTCTGTCTTCAAGAGCAGCTAATCCAGATTTCTGATCAACACTGCAGAATAGTGGCTTATAGCCCCATCCATGTAGCCTTTCTTTCCAGGCAGATAAAGTCTGCATCCAAGAAACATGATATACTACACATTCATGCAATGATCGATTTCTAAAATAATATATGAAAAACCTATGTTGAATTCATATTACAGCCCTTATAATTATTAATCATAATAATCAACATAAAAATGTAAAACAGAAGTCAATTTACATTCAAGGGTACTCAATGTGATACTTTATAGGTTTAATCACAAATGAATGAAAGACGTACTTTGTTAAAGTCATAACAATTAACAACATGTCTTTTCATCGGAAGACTGCCACTAGAATCAATCCTTTCTAATGAGTTCACAAACAATAGCACGAGAGCAAATCGATCCCAACTTCATAACAAAAATTTCATTTTAATGTGTCATAAGTCAATTACCTTTCAAACTAAAAGAATAGCAGTATGACATCGAGAGGCAATTTCCACTTAGCGTCCATCATGAGACAAAAAGTTGCACTTGTTGAGTGATGCAATGCCATGAAAGGACAGAATGGACAACTAGTCACTAGAAAAAACACCAAATTACTATTCCAAGACATTATATACAGGCAGACCTCTGGGTTACATTACTCTAAGTACCATTGTACCTGTGTTTTATTTGCAACATATGTTGCAACAAAAGCAACCAGCCTGAACTAACATATGTCCGAAATATGTCCAATTAGCCTAGTGTCTAGGCATTTAATAGAAGGTAGGAAGCAAAGTTTGACAGACAGATGTTCACAGATATTCGCAACAAACATACAAGAAGAAGATAATCCTACATGagattgaaaattacatgttaaaatggTAACAGAACACCTTGGTTACTACTAAATGCTCAATGGTTGTTAGGTCACTGTTACATCCGAATCATGTTCACCGGCAttaaataatctttaaaaatagTTTGTAATTTTAGTTGTCAGAATACCTAGGTCAAACAAGAAAAAGTCTGTTGTCTTTATGATTAATTTCTATAACTAATTTCAAGTTCTGTTTCGTTCAAAATTTGACAACCACCAAAGCATCCACCACTCATAATCCTGTGAGATAGACTTAGACCTGGTATGCCTGAGATCTTCATACAACGTTTCCCCCTTTCTTCCAAATCAAATCATCGATTATGAATCATGAATATATTTCTTTCTTAAAATCTCAATAACAATTTCACTGTAAAATATAATCTTTACATGAACTACATATGTAAGCATGCCAAAAAATTTCAGTATctcaattttcaaaaaaatataatataaaaattaaaatatgaagaaaataaatttaattgtgcTTCTAACACTAACAGTATTCGTAGCAAATATAGCCAATTCCAGATTCTCATTAAAGAAGATTAAAATGAGGATATTTTACCAATGAAAGATTAAAATTCATGCTCTAAGACCTGTAGTGAATGAATTTCTCTCTTTACCATTTTTACGTTAATTTTTTATGGACttacttattttttatattttttaatatggtAGAAATTAAGAAAAGGCCAAGTCCAACCAAAGCTACCTGCACCAAACAAGAATGGCAGTTTTTGTATGTGGTTTCAACTTATCCATTGGCCAAGGCCAAAATCGGAAAGAAAAGTTCAATACACAATCTAACTCACACCAAATATAGGCAAATTAAACAATTCTAACCCAAAACAAAATGCATGAGTAGATATTGCTCGAAAAAAATCAACTCTCCAAACAGGTGAACCAAACTACAGTAAACTAGTAAATGTTTTTTAGACCACAAATATGACTACAAAACATAACATTTTCTGGAAAGCACACCCTTTACGAAACATACAACAAGCCTATATGTCTAATTCAAATGATCCAAAAAACTAGATAGTTCAAGAAAACAAGGTGATCGCTATCCTGACTAGTTGAACTATACCAAATGATGAAGCTTTTTGTTAAGTACTTTTACCTAGAACAAGTTAGGGTTGTACATGAAAATGTTAAATCtggaaagaaaaagaatagaGGCTTGTATTTGGATTAGTTACAAATAGTTATATAATAAACTACATGAAAGGACCTTTCCAGAACCCTTCTATCTTACATTAAAGATATATAGAAGGTGTCAAGCATGTTTTAACAAATTGTATCGCTATAGTTGGCTTCATAATAGGCCATCTTCCCACAGTCTGCAATAGAAGCATATTTCACACCTGTGCTGTTTCTACAGGGTGATTATGTAATATAGCAATAAAGAAAAGGCAAGACCCAACCTAGTTCCCCACTATGTAAATGGAAACTCTTTTTCGTTCATTTATCTCCCGTCGTCTTGGCGAAGCTCTAATCAGCAGTATCTAATGAACTAATGAAAAAGAGGGCTCCCATCTATCTCAAGCATAGTCACCTTATAAGTTCTCCATCCAATTCTCTGCAGCATCTTTATCTCTCTCCCATTTTTATATCAGTTTAGGCAGTATTTTACCCTTTAAAGTCCTTACCAACACACTCCTCTTTTTCATCAACTCTAACACAATTCAAAAACTCGGTGGAGATCCATGTCCATTTTCCTGCTGTTATTGCTCTTTTCCCACACAGATTGCCCGAATGTTAGATCAGTATATAAGTCATCCTGCCATTTGTATGTCATTTTAGTCTAAACTATCGAATTTATTCTTGTGGTTTATGGTTAGTTCAATTTTAAATACTGTGCCATCTAAAGATCATGCAATTCGATAGATTAATTCCAATTTACTTGTTCTGTAGCTGTAATCTTTTATTAGTAGTCCCATTTTACTTGAGGCATTTTTTAGCTTTGGAACCAATATACTGAGATTGATTTTACCTTAGGTTTCATTAACTAATAGATTCACATTGAACTAAAATAGTTCTGTTGTTAAGCACCAAGCTCAATTCATTTTTATACACTACCATACCACATAAACCCcaatcaccaaaataaaataccaACCAGACTGACATGCTACTGACGAATCAACCAAAGAATGGCATCCGAAGCCACACAAGAACAAGTTCACCTTCAAAATCAATGATCGGCCGAAGAAAA is from Musa acuminata AAA Group cultivar baxijiao chromosome BXJ1-6, Cavendish_Baxijiao_AAA, whole genome shotgun sequence and encodes:
- the LOC135675886 gene encoding small ribosomal subunit biogenesis GTPase RsgA 1, mitochondrial-like encodes the protein MPPFFSLAALRLRPLPPVSAVLRRARAPFHAGSFAALSSREKPRRPAPDKNVLKARDVVKDLPSATSPLDSDDDRRRHLLPSQAVGLVAAAQANFMRVIVVSAGGEPESRGFLGSDPRVGRELLCVVRALLKKIKRRVLVGDRVLVGSIDWAERRGMIEDVFKRSSVILDPPVANVNHLLVLFSMDQPKPEPFTLTRFLVEAESTGLPLTLAMNKSDLVGDETLSAWKERLHGWGYKPLFCSVDQKSGLAALEDRLKRQTTVVVGPSGVGKSSLINSLRLTLNISDEEKINKFLEHYERSKWLGEQRVGNVSKSGRGKQTTRHVSLLPQSGGGYLADTPGFNQPSLLKVTKKSLAETFPEIRQVLSASEPLKCAFNDCLHLGEPGCIVKADWERYPYYVQLLDEIRIREEFQLRTIGTKRESDVRYKVREMGVKQAEPRLELKRHRRISRKRLNQSILDDLSDLDELEDY